Proteins found in one Triticum aestivum cultivar Chinese Spring chromosome 4D, IWGSC CS RefSeq v2.1, whole genome shotgun sequence genomic segment:
- the LOC123100287 gene encoding uncharacterized protein: protein MAGRRETQPWMQQPHATSTSPLTPSFGSMLSAKADEFVPGKASSTPQGALDLQEVRSRFLSGGGIDALSTKEGMKALRLLLRDCKQNYAALDTIVDAAVEANVMSAAYSRNIMKLLLAAVTDHPALLKMLLEYLVRSELVHRAQGVELLHYCFTSMDYRHCKILIQHGIDSLRTRTHHTRRMSDYYIECFRCAQGSELLVFEEVVIERAVDLALGQYSNYAIQHVLKHCEYATKLRIVEQLMPEVLMLCLDEHGGYVVQSCFKQADNAPLDADMLVIVLDTVLGLGIEELTQMVTGDHSHWVVLELLGEKSQILMKERVRILALMISRLSETVLQQPNARRVMARLPATS, encoded by the exons ATGGCGGGGCGCAGGGAGACCCAGCCGTGGATGCAGCAGCCACACGCGACGTCGACCTCGCCCCTGACCCCGTCGTTCGGGTCGATGCTCAGCGCTAAAGCCGACGAGTTCGTTCCTGGGAAGGCGTCGTCGACCCCCCAAGGCGCCTTGGATCTGCAGGAGGTGCGTTCCCGCTTTCTCAGCGGCGGCGGGATCGATGCTCTGTCAACCAAGGAGGGAATGAAGGCTCTCCGTCTACTACTGCGTGACTGCAAGCAGAATTACGCAGCGCTGGACACCATTGTGGATGCTGCCGTGGAGGCCAATGTGATGTCAGCTGCGTATAG CCGAAACATTATGAAGCTGCTGCTCGCTGCGGTCACAGACCACCCAGCTCTGCTGAAGATGCTACTCGAGTACCTTGTTCGCTCCGAGCTGGTGCACAGAGCCCAAGGGGTGGAACTACTTCACTACTGCTTTACGTCCATGGACTACAGACATTGCAAG ATTTTAATCCAGCACGGCATCGACTCTTTGAGAACAAGAACACACCACACACGTCGTATGTCTGATTACTACATTGAGTGCTTCAGGTGTGCCCAGGGCAGTGAGCTATTAGTCTTTGAGGAGGTTGTGATTGAGCGCGCCGTGGATCTAGCACTTGGACAGTATAG CAACTATGCCATTCAACACGTCCTCAAACACTGCGAGTATGCGACGAAATTGCGAATTGTGGAGCAGTTGATGCCAGAAGTACTCATGCTGTGTCTAGATGAACATGGAGGGTATGTGGTGCAGTCGTGCTTCAAGCAGGCTGACAATGCACCCTTAGATGCTGATATGTTGGTAATTGTGCTGGATACTGTGCTTGGCCTTGGAATAGAGGAGCTAACCCAAATGGTAACAGGCGACCATTCTCACTGGGTCGTCCTCGAACTGCTGGGTGAAAAGAGCCAA ATTCTGATGAAGGAAAGAGTGCGCATACTGGCTTTGATGATCAGCCGACTTTCAGAGACCGTCCTGCAGCAACCGAATGCGAGGCGCGTCATGGCTCGACTTCCCGCGACGTCCTGA